Below is a window of Tolypothrix bouteillei VB521301 DNA.
TTTCTTGGCTTCCAATATCGATTTTATAACTGACTCTAGAATCAATAGTGCCAGTTGCTAGGGCTGTATTGATATCTGTGTATTCGTTGGTGGTTGGAAAGTTAATGTAAAGGCTTTTTGAAAGATAGTGCTTTTTCAATTCTTCCAACTGTTCTGGTAAAAAGATATCTGACTCCTCTTTTAGATGAGCAGAAATGATACTGGAAAGAACTTTGATTTCAGCTAACTGGTTGAATAAACCATCGATACTGCTGTAATATCCCTCAAAAGGTACTAAAGGTAAATTATCTAGGTTAATAGTATACTCATCGTGAAAGTCAAATTCTTTGGCAGGAGAATTACCTTTTTCCAACACGCCTTGTTCTTTCAAAGCTTCAAAAGCTTTCTTGCTGCTGATTTTTACTTGCAGTGATTTCACGTTGAGGTCGCCATCACTAACGATGGTGTAATTATTAAAGGTAGCTAGGTCATTCACTAACAATCCTGCAACTTCAATGATTGGGGTTTTGTCTTCTGCTTTCACCAGCCTAACTTTACGAGTGACAAGCATATTGACTGTGGCGGTGTTGTGGTTAATCTCAAACGACCCCATACCAATATAGTCAGTTTTATCTATATATTCAGTTGTTAACCAAGGCTTGACAAGATTGCCATTTTCATCTCTGGAACCTTTAACTCTTTTGATTCCTTTTCTTTGATAATTTTCCTGCAAGTGCTTGAAGTTAATAATGATGCTACTACGATGTTCTTCTAAAATTTTAATGAGTTCTAACAAGGATGTTTTCTCATTCACTTTCACTTTATCTAAGATTTCATGCTCGCTCAAGACCTTAGGATAGAACAGTGCAATGTCAATATCTTGTGCAAAATCTGCAACTTGCTCGTTTGTTAGGGCTTTAGCATGTCTTTCAGTTAAAGTCGCATCAAAGGTACTTGCGATCGCATACTTAGCAGTATTTAAGTTTCCTTCCGCCAAATTTGCTTTTGCAAAAGCGTACACTGACTCATCATTTTGAGCCACGGGTACATCTAATTGCTCGTAAGCCTCTTTGGAAATTTGCTTGTATTTATAAATTTTTGCCTCATCATCTGCTTTTAAGCCACAAATTTTTAAAGTCCCTGTTGTCCCGTTAATTTTCTTAGCACTTTGAGAGAAAAGAATTTGATAGCTGTAATCAGCAGCTAAAGGTTCTTCTATCGCTGGTGCTACCGAACTACCTAGTAATTTAGAAGTGCTGTAAATAGCGTTGTAAACTTCTTTGACATCACCTGCTTTAATACATACACCAGAGACAAGATTGGCAATCTTGGAAAGAAGTTTAAAGTCAGATGAATGGGAATAAGCAATGGTATTCACAAAAACATCTTTGCCTTTTAGTTCTTGGCAAATTGTCTCTAGAGCTTTTGCTTCCGCGCTGGGGCTAGTGTCGTTCGCATAACCATCGCTGTGGAGAGTGATAGCAGTTAATTCTCCCTCTTGTATCATTGATTTTGCCATCTCCATAGATTGAGAGATGCACGTTGCGTAAGTTGCGCGAATTTGGCGAATGGCTTCTAGGTAGGGAGAATTTTGTTTCATCACTTCTTGAATGGGAATTCGTTGGAAGTGACAGGTGACATCGCCTTTAGAAGAGTAAGAGATTAAGGTGATAACTAACTGGAAATTGATGTATTCATCAAGAGTCAGAAGTTTAATCAAAGTGTCTTTTAATGCTTGAATGTCACCGTACATCGAACCAGAGCGATCGATGATAATGATGCTATGGGCTACGGATTTTTCCGGAATATCGCCTGGTTTTCTTTCTAAGTAAAGTTTATCCACTAGATAATAAGCTTTTTCTTTACCCGCAAAATTGTACAGAGTAAATTTTGTTCTGGTGTTTTCAGTGGATGTACTGTTATTTTGAGTGGGTTTTGCACTGTTGTTTTTTGATGATTTCTTTGCCATATTTATTCTTTCCCCGATAATGGTAAGCTAAAGTAACAATTCGGAAGTTTCAGGTATAAAGTAAAGACATAGAGAGTGTCTTTTTTATCCTTCACACTTTATCCTTCATCTTTTCCTGCGGTCACCCTGGATAATACGAGTTTCTTGAAAAGCTCGTAATTTAAGGGTAAACACGTAGTTTTTTTGTGCAAAAAGCTATGCTAGTTTAATTGGCATGGTAAATGCAGATATTTGTAGAGCGAAACGAACAAAGAGAAGAACTTTGGTAATCTTCTGCGGAGAGAAGGGTTGGGGATGAGGGCTATCCTGTATTTATATAGTACAATTGTACTAAAATAATGTCAAGTCAAGAAATTCTTCTTTGAAAAACTGAGTGGCTTTTTCGCATGTTATAACCGAGAGAATCACGACTCAGCCATTGTTTTGATCATGACAATAGTGCAACTAACATCCAGAATTGAAAGTGTGAAGGTCTACTCTGCTGGAGCGACAGTTACCCGGATTGCTGAGTTCCCTCTGATACCAGAAAAATTACCAGAACAGGTAGAAATTGCTGAACTCCCTCTCAGTCTTGAGGATAGCAGTGTTAGAGTAAAAGTGGAAGTCGAACGGGGCGCAGCGCCTCTTGCTAACGATGTTCGTATTGGTCTAGCCGTTCCTCCACCTCGAGAAATACCAAATCCGCCTCTTGATGAGGAAATACGTGCTGCGACTGCTTGCGTCCAACAGCTAGAGAACCTCATCACTCTTATTGAGAATGAAATTGAGGTGTTAGATAAGTTACACGTACCCAACCGTCCCAAAGAAGAACCGGGTAAAGCTCCTCCTCCTTCTCCAACAAGCGCACGCCTTGCACTGGCAAATTTTAGTGACGAGCAAATTCGCCTCCGCCTTCAAGAAGCGCGAGAAAATAAGGAAAAACTGAGGTTAGCTCGAGAAAACTTGGCAGACTTGAAACAAAAGCAGCATTTGGCTTCAAGTGCAAAGGATGCTCGACCAAACGAGCTTCGCAAAACAGCTATAGTTAGCTTGAGTTATGAAGGGGAAGCTCTTGAGACTGAGGTCGGACAGTTAATCGTAGAATATTTTGTTCCTGGCGCACGTTGGACACCAACTTATGTGTGTCGGTTAAATAGTGCTGAATCTAGTGCGTCTATTGCAGTGCGATCGCTCTTATGTCAGCGCACGGGTGAAGATTGGTCTGGAGTGCGCTTGGAGCTTTCTACTGCAGAACCATTGGCTTGGTGTGCGCTACCAGAGTTACCATCCTTACGACTTGGCAAAGCTCAACCCGTGAGTAAAAAATCGGGGTGGCGCAGACCTCCAATTGGTGTTGAAGCCCTTTTTGAGGATTACGACCGACAACAGGAGGCTGCACTACTTGCCAGCATACCTGAAAGTGCGATTCCAGATGATTTCTCATCAGTGTATGTTCCACCTCTGACACACGTTCATCCTTTAAAGCCACAGTTAGAAACTCTTGAAGAAGAATTTGAGCGGGGCTTTTCTGCACCCGGTGCTGTATATGGTGCTGCGTATGGTGCTGCATATGATGAAGACCAAGCGCCTCAAGATCGCACCAGCTCGATTCCTATTGAAGAATTGCAACTCAGTACAGCAGCATTAAAAGCTCTCAAACGCGCTCAAATTAACACTGTTGCGGATGTATTGAACTTAACACAAGAAGATTTACAACAAATCCAATATTTGAGCCAAAAGTCTGCTCGAGAGTTGATTAACGCCTTACAACAGCGTTTGGGTATTACTCTCCCGTCAGAAAAGAATGAAGACATTGCAGTTCTCAAGAGTTTGGAGAGGCGAGGTACACCAGCACCATCACCAGCACCAGAATTTTTAACTCGCAGCAGGGGACTGAGCCGACCCCCTCTCAGTAAAAGCGATCGCCAAGGGTTCGATTTACTCCTAGCATATAATATGATGCGATTGGGCGGAGCTAATAACCATGCAAAGCGCGGCAAATTATCTATTGAGCAACAAGAGGAAGTTTATTTAGAAAGCCTCAAACGCCACCAAGTTGTAGTGAATTTTAATGTCTTGGAAATCGTACAACAAGCCGTCAATGATGCCCAAAGTTGTCTTGGGACAACACTTCCCCCTGGTGGGATTAACGTGCGAACCGTAGCTGGGTCTTTTGATTATGCCTACCGTGCAGACGGACGAGTAGATGTTCCTTCTGATGGGCAATTTCATTCTGTGGCATTGACCTGTAAAACAACGGATGTAGACTTGCGGTATATAGTCGTTCCCCGTGAAGATACCAATGTCTTCCGAATTGCCCAACTTCGCAATCCCTTGCTAGCACCGCTACTTGCCGGTTCTGCGGATGTTTACGTAGATGGTGAGTATATTTTATCTACTAATATTGCTACAGTGCCCCCTCAAGGACACATGGAACTGGGGCTTGGGGTTGAACAAAGCATTAAGGTTGCTCGGAATACGTCTTATCAGGAAGTGCGATCGGGTGAAACGATAGTTGCTTTCAACGAACTGCGCCATCTTATTAAAATTGATATTAACAACTTGATGTCGAGGAACGTAAAAATAGAAGTGCGGGAACGCCTTCCCATCCCGGCGGAAGGTGCTAAAGTTGATGTCCAAATCGAACGGGTTACACCTGTTTGGGAGAAGTACAAACAGCAAGAACGTTCTGCACCCATAGTTGGGGGTTACCGTTGGTTGGCGGAAGTTCCAGCAAAAGAAAAAGAAAGTTTATCCGTTGAGTATACTATCAAGACTTTTGTTGATAGCGAACTTATTGGTGGAAATCGGCGAGAAGGGTAAGAGGGATTTTTGACAAACCGCATCAGGCGCAAAGAACACACAGGAGAGGAACACACAGAGATCATGCAAGCGAGTGAAAAATTAAAGCACAGAATTCAGCCATTAACGATAGATGCTCCCGTCTCTTTAGTGACTTTACTAGAAGACCGAGCACAGGTAAGACGAATTGGTAAAGTTAATTTAAATCAGGGATTGTGGCGCGTTAAAGTAGAGCAAGTAGCTCCCGTACTTTCAGATAAATCGCTCCGTGCTGAGTATTGCAGTGAGCAGCGAGAATCGCGGATCGACGATGTACGCGTCCGCCGTCAAATGCTTGTTAAAGAAGCAGAACGACCCGAAGAATTCCAAGCTTTGTATGCAGAATTTAGAGCGCTTTTGCAATCTTTTAACAATACTTCTGAAGACCGCCAACACTTGGAATCTTGTTTTGAAAGGGTAAATACTATTCTGACGAAAAGTTTGCAGGAATTACCTGTAGATGCGATCTGGGGACAAATCGATCCCAAATCTTGGCGCGAACAGCTATCCATCCTATTTAAACAGTTACGGGATCTGCGTGGGGACATTTTGACTAGCTACCATACTCAGGAACATTTGAGCCAGCAGATTGATGATTTAATTGCCAGAGTAGACGCTTTGTCTCGTCCCGATCGGATCTATTCTGCTTACATAGAAGCAGATTTAACGATCGCTCGCTCGGGTGAATATGAAATTGCTTTTGACTATGTAGTCCCTAATGCCATGTGGCGTCCCTGGCACCAAGCACATTTATTATTAGAAGAACAATCGAGTGTTTCTTTTCGGATGGATGGTTGTGTTTGGCAACGCACGGGTGAAGATTGGAACAATGTCGATCTAGTATTTTCCACAGCACGAGCATCTTTAGGAACTGAGCCGCCTCTACTGAGTGATGACCAGTTAAAAGTGCAGGAAAAATCCCAGCAAATTGTGATTGAAGCCAGAAATCAAAAGATTCAGACAACAGGTTTGGGAACAGGAGCAACCCCGCCTTCTCCAGCTACGCCTGCGACTGTTGAGATACCCGGTGTTGATGATGGCGGAGAAGTTCGCAATCTCCGCTCTCGCAAAAAGGCGACAATTCCCTCTGATGGTCGCCCCTATCGCGTACCAATTTTTTCTTTCTCCTCAGATGCGTTGGTAGAGTATATCTTGATGCCAGAAGTTGCCTGTCAAGTTGTTTTAAAGAGCGAACAGACAAACACAGCAAAATTCCCCATTCTTGCGGGACCTGTGGATTTAGTTCGTTCTACAGAGTTTGTGGGTAAGACATCCATAGGATTTATTGCTCCTGGTGAAAAGTTTGCTATGGGATGGGGTCCTGATGGAGCTATGCGGGTACAGCGTACAATCAAGGAGAAAAAAGAACAAGACCATCTCACTAAATGGAATCAGCTGACGGAAACTAGGACATTATTTCTTTCCAATATAGGAGCAGAGACCAAGGTCATAAAAACGATTGAACGCATTCCCGTCTCGGAATTAGAGCAAGTGAAGGTAGAGGTTATTGCAAACAAAACCACAAACGGTGTGCAACCTGATGACAACGGTTTTTGTACTTGGAACTTTACTCTTGAACCTTATTCCCAAATGTCAGCAACTCTTGTTCATAGGATATCAGCTGCTCCGGAAGTGCAAGGATTGTAGGCAATATTCCTCGATCGACCCTGTTTTGTCATTCTAGAGAGAGAATAATTGAAGCGAATTCTATTCGCTGCTATACAAACAAAGTCCCTTTGGGTTCGCCCTCCGGGTTCGCCCTATCTCCTTACGGAGACGCATCGCGTTGCGAAGCTATGCCCGCAGGGCTATACGGGTTCGCCAGTCGCCAGGGCGCGGGAAACCCGCCTGCAGCGCTGGACTCACCGCCTTCGCGGACTAAAATTTATTACCTATGCCGTGTCTGAGCGATCGCTTGTCGCCAAGAGTCTAGTAGTGTTAAACGACGATCGGCGCTAATTGTTGGCTCAAACCGTTTCTCAACCTGCCACTGCTGCACAATTTCCGCTTCGCTTTCCCAGTAACCAACAGCTAATCCTGCTAGATAAGCAGCTCCCAAAGCAGTCGTTTCTGTGATTTTTGGACGGACAACGGGAACACCCAAAATATCAGCTTGGAACTGCATCAGCAGATCGTTGCGGGAAGCACCACCATCTACCCGCAGTTCTGAAAGATCGAGGTTAGAATCCTGACGCATTGCATCAATCACATCAGATGTTTGATAGGCAATACTTTCTAGCGCTGCACGGGCAATATGGGCACTGGTTGAGCCGCGACTTAAACCTACAATCGTACCGCGAGCGTAGCTGTCCCAATAAGGTGCGCCCAAACCAACAAAGGCAGGTACAAAATACACACCATTGTTATCGGGAACACTGCAAGCTAACGCTTCCACATCAGCGCTGTGCTTAATAATTCCGAGCCCATCGCGCAACCATTGCACAACTGCGCCGGCAATGAATACGCTGCCTTCTAAGGCATAATTGGTTCGTCCACTTATGCTCCACGCGATGGTAGTTAGCAGCTTGTGATTGGATTGCATCGGCTTATTACCTGTATTTAGCAGCATAAAGCAGCCCGTACCGTAAGTATTTTTTGCCATGCCACATTGCAACGATGCCTGCCCAAAGGTTGCAGCCTGCTGGTCTCCGGCAATTCCAGCAATGAGAATGCGGCTACCTAGAAGACCTTCGGCTGTATAGCCATAGACTTCTGACGAACTCCGTACTTGGGGAAGAAGAGAAGGGGGAATATCGAGAATGGACAATAATTCCGAGTCCCACTGCTGGGTGTGAATATTGAACAACAACGTCCTGCTAGCATTAGTTACATCTGTAATGTGGAGTTCCCCCTGAGTGAGTTTCCAAATCAACCAGCTATCGACGGTTCCAAATGCCAGTTCTCCACGCTTGGCTTTTTCACGAGCGGATGGTACGCGATCGAGCAACCACTTGAGTTTAGTACCGCTAAAGTAAGCATCGATCACCAGTCCCGTTTTTTTCTGGAATGTTGTCTCATGTCCTGCAGCCTTAAGTTCCTCGCAGTAAGCAGCCGTGCGGCGATCTTGCCAAACGATCGCATTATAAATTGGCTTGCCTGTTTTTCGATCCCAAACTATCGTGGTTTCGCGTTGATTGGTAATGCCAATAGCCGCGATATCTCCAGCTTTGATACCAATGCGAGCTAAAGCTTCATTCGCAACACCAATTTGGGAAGACCAAATTTCATCAGCATCATGTTCTACCCAGCCTGACTGCGGAAAGATTTGTTGAAATTCTTTCTGAGCAATGGTTAGGATCTCGCCATTTCGGTCAAATATAATAGAGCGCGAGCTGGTGGTGCCTTGATCGAATGCCAGAATATATTTAGTCATGGGATACATCTCGAATGTGTTTGTGATAAGAACGAGGTAAAAATTTTGATTGAGTATCAGAGAATTCCAACTTAATTGGCATTGTAATTCTTAAGTATAAAATTCAAAAATTCAAGATTTCAAACTTTGATTCTGGATTGCCTAGAGCGTGAAGTTAATTCATCCTTAACGAATGTAATGCTAGTTAATCCATAAAAACTAGTACAGTGCGGCAGAAATAACCCTATCATTAGTATTGATACAAAAGCTTCATTCATAAAATATTTTTGACTTAAGTTACGTTTTGTAAATGAGTGTTTTTTCAAAGAAAACACTCTATTTTTTCGTATTTTTACGGTTATCAATTATAATTTTAGTTCATTATCCTGTTAATTAAAGTATTTTTCGAGCGTGAGTGAGAGTTAGTAGATCCTTGAGAGAACGGGTAGCATCGCAATTTTATAAAAATGCCAAGCGATGTTTGCAATCGCAACTATACAGATGAGGCTCCCAGAAAACGAGTTTTTACAATCTCCGATTCATTCCCATTTTCCAATAACGCTAATTACCTCGTCTACTATTTATGTCAAAACAAACTCCTTCCGACTTGTCCAATGTACCTCCCTGTCCGCGAACTTACCTAATTCCTTCAATTTTAGTGACTCTGCTGGCATTCCTACCGCTTGGAGTAGTCGCTCTTGTTTTTTCATCTCGAGTTGAAAGCAAATATTATCAGGGTGATTATGAAGGCGCTCAATCTGCTTCCAATACAGCTAAAATCTTTTGTATTGCCGGTACTGGTGTTGCTGCTTTAGGCTATTTATTTACATTCTCCATGATAGCCTTGATTGGCATTCCATCTTTCATGGCAACTAGGAATAAAGCCAAACAGGCAGAAGCTAAAGTCATTACCGCTACTCTTAACAGATCGCAACAAGCTTTTTATGAAGAACATAATAAATTTGCTTCTACAATAGCAGATTTAAAAAGAGACATTCGCAATGAAACTGAAAATTATCGATATAGTCTCACTAGTGATGATACTAAATCAATAGTAAAATCTACATCAAAATTAGGTGATTTAAAAAGCTATACGGGAGCAGTTTTTAAAATTAAGAAAAAAATTTCAGGGAAAGATGAAATAATCACGATTACTCAAATGTGCGAGACTGAGAAACCATCAGTGATTGCACCTGCAACGCCTGAGTTAGTTGACCAAAATATTATATGTCCACCCGATTCTCATGCTCTACTCTAATGAAAAGTTAGCAATTTGGTTTTCACTCAAACCAAACTGGGTAAAATTGTGGAAGAGGTTGGCTTTATCTCCAGAAAGCTGTTGCCATCACGGGTAATGATAGTTACCGTTCCATCAGGGGAGGGAGCCATGCTTTGTGCTTTATGTCCTGCAAAAGTTTAATTTAGCTTAATCTTATGGAAGCAGACATCGAATAAATGTCACCAGGAGCGCATGACATTTGTCATTCCTACTAACGAGTCATCTTCCCGGAGTTCCTTGTAGTTTTTGAGAATTGATTTCTTGAAAGTCCCTCAGTTAAATTATGATGGTTTTTGGTTGTGCTTCAGCCCATGCAAAGTAACCTAATTTAGAGATTGATAATGGAGTCAAGGTCGAAGCAAGTCGCATATTTTTCCTTTGATGTCGTTACCGTTAATGGCCAAGGAGAATTCATTAACCAAGAACAGCGTCAAACTCAATACTTGACGGAAGCTCTCGGTAATGGTGTCACCTTAGAAATGGTCGCTATCCCCAGCGGTACGTTTATCATGGGTGCGCCTGAAACTGAAGAAGCAAGTGATGAGTGCGAACGTCCCCAGCATCAGGTCACCGTTCCACCCTTTTTCATAAGTAAGTATCTCATTACCCAAGAGCAATGGCGAGTTGTCGCTACTCTTCCACAAGTGAATTGCGAACTTGACCCCAATCCGTCTCGATTTAACGCGAGCGATCGCCCGGTAGAAACAATATCATGGTACGAAGCTGTAGAATTTTGTGACAGATTATCAAAATACACCGGACGTACTTACCGTCTTCCAAGCGAGGCAGAATGGGAATACGCTTGTCGTGCTGGCACAACAACTCCTTTCCACTTTGGTGAAACAATTACTACCGAGCTAGTTAACTACAATGGTGTTTACACTTATAACGATATTCCTCAAGGAAAATACCGGGGAGAAACGACGCCTGTAGGCAGTTTTGGAGTAGCGAACGCTTTTGGATTGTACGATATGCACGGATTACTTTGGGAATGGTGTGCCGATCGCTGGCATGAAAACTATGAAGGTTCGCCAACAGATGGTAGTGCTTGGTTAAATTCTAGGGATAACAGCAGAGTGATACTGCGTGGTGGTTCGTGGGACTTTACCCCGTGGTTTTGTCGTTCGGCTTTTCGCTTCCATCTCGAGCCAAAGGACAAGGGTAATAATATTGGGATTCGAGTTGCGATCTCAAATCAAGAGTTTTGAATCAAGCTCCTGGGTTAAAATAGTCCAAAAGGCGATCGCCTGAATCAGCACGAATTAAAGCAACAACGATATCAGGTAAAGTTGCCAAGTTCGGATAAATCAGATAGCGCGGTTCCCAACGAGGATGGAACTTATCCTTATACATGTGCAATCCTTGGAAATTATAAAATCTTTCCAAATGATTGTATAGATAGTGCAAAACTTTTTCCAATCGTCGCGACTCCTGCGTTTTACCTACTCCAGCAAGCGCCGAAAGACCGATGTTAAATCCATCGTAGCCTTGCTCTTTGTAATGTTGAAACATAGAAATAAATAGAAAGTCCATAGTTCCATGCTCGGCAGACTTTCGATATCGCATTAAATCAAGAGTCATTTCATTGAGTTGGTACTCTGACAAGATATTGGCAAAAGCGACTATTTCACCTTGGGAAGATAAAACTGCGGCTATTTCACATTGTCGCAGGTAATCCTCATCAAACCAACCTAAAGAAAACTTCTTTTCTGAACCTTGTACCATTTGCAGCCATTCCTCGCTGACTGATTTCAATTGGCGCAAAAAGTTATGGTCGATGGGCGGTTGAAAAAATTGAACCTCATAACCTAGTTTTGTCATTCGATTGACTGAAGTTCTTAAGTTTTTTCCGGCTTTTCCCTGTAAGGTAAAGCTATGAAGATCGACTATAGCCTCTTCTCCTATCTTTAATATTTGAAATCCTAAAGATTTGTAGATGTCTATATTATCGGGCAGAATTTGGTAAAAGGCTGGATACCAATCATTTTGTTGGCAAAATATTTGAAAACTAGTAATGACTTCTTTGCAATCTTCAGGAGGTCCGATAGGGTCTCCTAAAGCAATTGCTCCCCGTCCTTTAGGAACATAAGCGATCGCACTCTTACCAGAAGGGCTAAAAAAGTAACTTTTATCACTTAATAATGTCAGTGCTGCTAAAGAAGACCGTCCATATTTTTCCACAATTTCACGTGCTTGTTGTCGTTCTCTTAAAGTAGCAGTGTTCCTAAGAAAAACGGGTCTTAGGAGCATAAATAGCGCATAGGTGATGGTACTTGCAGCAATAATATAGATAGAGTTGGCAAAAAATTCTCCAAATCGGGTTGTTGGTTGCAAACCTGCATTATCTTCTGTAAAAAACATTGCTAGAGTTTGACCAATGGCTTCACTCCAATTAAAGGTTTCCGAGAATTTTCCATCGAGTAAGTAAAACCCGATAGTCCCATACGCTAAGGTAAACAATAAAGCACCAAGCAAGACTTTTACACCCTGTGCGATGGACGGGCGGTCGGATCGCGCTTTAAAAAGATGGCGCATCAAGAGTAATTGTACTAATAAGACTCCCGATAAAAGGCTTTCTTCATAGTCCAATCCCTTAATTAAATGGCTGGCAATGGAAATAACAAGCAAACCAATTGTTAGCAACCAAGCAACACGTTTCCGTCGTAATAAATTAGTTGCAAGTGTCAGCAAAATAAATCCAGTCAGAGCAGCAAATATATGACCGCTAGCACGAATATCAAAGGGAAAAAACTCTTTTAACCAGTATGTGCGATCGTGCAGGTTGGGCGTTACGGCTGATACTAAATTGACGACTCCGACTAAACCCGTTAGGAACGCCGCACTCCAAAGTCCAATCCGATTTTTTAAGTCATTAATCATTTTCTTTTTTAAACTGTTCGCCTACATAGGATAGCGAATCTTTGAGATGCTTGTGAAAATAGTTCCACCCGACATCAGGACCCGATAAGCCATGCCCTCCAGGAAAAGCATAAAATACATTTTGTATCCCCAAATTGTTTAAAGTTGTATGGAAGGTTTTAGTCGATGCAAGTAAATTTGGATCATTTTGCCCTGCATCAAGATAGACTCTTAATTTCTTTCGCTCCTGAATTGATAACTTTTGCACAATTTGTTCGGGACTATTTTGCGGACCGCTATCATCGGTAAAATACCCGCTATGACTAAAGAAAATATTAAAATTATTTAGATGGCGTAAGCCAATGTTAAATGCTCCCCATCCACCTGAAGACAGACCTCCTATCGCCCAAAATTCAGGTTTGTTTAGAGTACGATAGCGTGACTTGACAACTTGTACGAGTTCCGAACCAATCAAAGTTCCCACTTTACCATTAGGTCCATCATAATAATCAGGGTCGAACAAAGGGCTTGAACCCCGTTTATCATTTCCATCGGGTGTAATCACGATTGAAGGGGGTAGTTTCTGACTTTTGTAGAGTTGATGTAAGACATTCGAGACTGCGTATTTATCATAATAAGCACGAGCATCATCATGACCTCCATGTAGAAGAAATATCACTGGATAGCGCTTTTGGGGATTTTTGTGATAATCCGGGGGTAAAATCAGACCGAATTGTCTTGCTGTACCCATAGCTTGACTGTTAAAAGTTTGTAACTGAAACTTCAGCCCCGTATCCCCCTGTTCTTGAGGTGGATCTAATTGTGGCGCACCCAATATAAATACGTACCAGTAACCCGCTGCAGTTAGAATGGCAAATGAACTGACAACGCCAATGAATACTTTGGATAATTTCATGGTTTGCTAGAACCTAAATTATCAGCTGCGTGTTGTATTTCTAAAATTTTAAACTGCTCCCCTACAAATGTTAAAGAATCCGCTAAGTGTTTGCGCCAGTAGCTCCATGTATGGCTTCCTGGAAACTGTCGAAATACATTATAAATTTTCTCTTGGCTTAAAACTTGACTAAATTTTTGAGATTCCTCAAGTTCTTCATCGGATTTTCCTGAATCTAAGTATACTCGCAAACGTTTTCGAGCTTCGGGTGGAATGCTTTTGATATAGGAGATTGGGCTGTTTTGCGGTCCACTCTTATCCCGAAAGTAACCACTATGACTGAATAAAATTGAGAAATGATTCAAGTTATGCAGTCCTACATTCACTGCACCCCAACCCCCAGAAGATAATCCACCGATTGCCCAAAAATTTGGAGTTGGTAGTGTACGATAACGGTCTTTAACGACTTTTACGAGTTCGTCACCAACTGCTGTAGATACTTGTCCGTGAGGACCATCAATATATGCGGGG
It encodes the following:
- a CDS encoding vWA domain-containing protein encodes the protein MAKKSSKNNSAKPTQNNSTSTENTRTKFTLYNFAGKEKAYYLVDKLYLERKPGDIPEKSVAHSIIIIDRSGSMYGDIQALKDTLIKLLTLDEYINFQLVITLISYSSKGDVTCHFQRIPIQEVMKQNSPYLEAIRQIRATYATCISQSMEMAKSMIQEGELTAITLHSDGYANDTSPSAEAKALETICQELKGKDVFVNTIAYSHSSDFKLLSKIANLVSGVCIKAGDVKEVYNAIYSTSKLLGSSVAPAIEEPLAADYSYQILFSQSAKKINGTTGTLKICGLKADDEAKIYKYKQISKEAYEQLDVPVAQNDESVYAFAKANLAEGNLNTAKYAIASTFDATLTERHAKALTNEQVADFAQDIDIALFYPKVLSEHEILDKVKVNEKTSLLELIKILEEHRSSIIINFKHLQENYQRKGIKRVKGSRDENGNLVKPWLTTEYIDKTDYIGMGSFEINHNTATVNMLVTRKVRLVKAEDKTPIIEVAGLLVNDLATFNNYTIVSDGDLNVKSLQVKISSKKAFEALKEQGVLEKGNSPAKEFDFHDEYTINLDNLPLVPFEGYYSSIDGLFNQLAEIKVLSSIISAHLKEESDIFLPEQLEELKKHYLSKSLYINFPTTNEYTDINTALATGTIDSRVSYKIDIGSQEILNLSKLHSANKFLDRMYQVYDKDTGEIFQKPTFELALKENTAYSHKQLSSRTKITKVDEFMKPIFDDFLGLEKNGVVTAILARVGADNLVRVLQDRWEGKPISKEEMVTALTAADKKLEAYVERIYRDKICPLVFYIGSTGLLPDEMQAKASTADELAVKYPNLQFSKDEQEGTFFEVGESILSVYAKTEYYTKKVAVGVEE
- a CDS encoding DUF4139 domain-containing protein, translating into MLDKLHVPNRPKEEPGKAPPPSPTSARLALANFSDEQIRLRLQEARENKEKLRLARENLADLKQKQHLASSAKDARPNELRKTAIVSLSYEGEALETEVGQLIVEYFVPGARWTPTYVCRLNSAESSASIAVRSLLCQRTGEDWSGVRLELSTAEPLAWCALPELPSLRLGKAQPVSKKSGWRRPPIGVEALFEDYDRQQEAALLASIPESAIPDDFSSVYVPPLTHVHPLKPQLETLEEEFERGFSAPGAVYGAAYGAAYDEDQAPQDRTSSIPIEELQLSTAALKALKRAQINTVADVLNLTQEDLQQIQYLSQKSARELINALQQRLGITLPSEKNEDIAVLKSLERRGTPAPSPAPEFLTRSRGLSRPPLSKSDRQGFDLLLAYNMMRLGGANNHAKRGKLSIEQQEEVYLESLKRHQVVVNFNVLEIVQQAVNDAQSCLGTTLPPGGINVRTVAGSFDYAYRADGRVDVPSDGQFHSVALTCKTTDVDLRYIVVPREDTNVFRIAQLRNPLLAPLLAGSADVYVDGEYILSTNIATVPPQGHMELGLGVEQSIKVARNTSYQEVRSGETIVAFNELRHLIKIDINNLMSRNVKIEVRERLPIPAEGAKVDVQIERVTPVWEKYKQQERSAPIVGGYRWLAEVPAKEKESLSVEYTIKTFVDSELIGGNRREG
- a CDS encoding mucoidy inhibitor MuiA family protein, encoding MTNRIRRKEHTGEEHTEIMQASEKLKHRIQPLTIDAPVSLVTLLEDRAQVRRIGKVNLNQGLWRVKVEQVAPVLSDKSLRAEYCSEQRESRIDDVRVRRQMLVKEAERPEEFQALYAEFRALLQSFNNTSEDRQHLESCFERVNTILTKSLQELPVDAIWGQIDPKSWREQLSILFKQLRDLRGDILTSYHTQEHLSQQIDDLIARVDALSRPDRIYSAYIEADLTIARSGEYEIAFDYVVPNAMWRPWHQAHLLLEEQSSVSFRMDGCVWQRTGEDWNNVDLVFSTARASLGTEPPLLSDDQLKVQEKSQQIVIEARNQKIQTTGLGTGATPPSPATPATVEIPGVDDGGEVRNLRSRKKATIPSDGRPYRVPIFSFSSDALVEYILMPEVACQVVLKSEQTNTAKFPILAGPVDLVRSTEFVGKTSIGFIAPGEKFAMGWGPDGAMRVQRTIKEKKEQDHLTKWNQLTETRTLFLSNIGAETKVIKTIERIPVSELEQVKVEVIANKTTNGVQPDDNGFCTWNFTLEPYSQMSATLVHRISAAPEVQGL